A window of the Arachis duranensis cultivar V14167 chromosome 5, aradu.V14167.gnm2.J7QH, whole genome shotgun sequence genome harbors these coding sequences:
- the LOC107489387 gene encoding origin of replication complex subunit 6 has product MAKAKPSPLLRAHHQHYHLPPLPHISLSDIHTTETAMDLSELAKKLSLSDSKLVVRKAAELRRLSDVLFDSSIIGVGEVAKALICLEIAATRLGVLFDRSCAVRLSGLSEKAYIRCYNSLHNGLGVKMKLDVRELAIQFGCVRIIPLVREGLKLYKDRFTASLPASRRASADFTRPVFTAVAFYLCAKKHMLKVDKVRLIELCGTSESEFSNVSTTMKDLCHDVFGVAKEKKDPREVKSNRELLDVLPSKRKPEDGGYLSDEGPELSSYKRRKQMEKGEYEKWKSSVVASNKQNRTEARCKRTKQTRLDFLKESPETQELEAA; this is encoded by the exons ATGGCAAAAGCAAAACCATCTCCTCTGCTTCGTGCCCATCATCAGCATTACCATTTGCCCCCTCTCCCTCACATTTCCCTTTCCGACATACACACAACTGAAACAGCAATGGATCTTTCAGAGTTAGCAAAGAAGCTTTCGCTCTCTGACTCTAAACTTGTCGTCCGCAAAGCCGCCGAGCTCCGTCGCCTCTCCGATGTTCTCTTTGATTCCTCCATCATCGGAGTC GGAGAAGTTGCCAAAGCTCTCATCTGCTTGGAAATCGCCGCTACCAG ACTCGGGGTTCTGTTCGATCGATCTTGTGCGGTGAGGCTCAGCGGCTTATCAGAAAAGGCTTACATCCGATGCTACAATTCACTCCACAACGGTCTTGGGGTCAA GATGAAGCTAGATGTAAGGGAATTGGCGATTCAGTTTGGATGCGTTCGGATTATCCCTTTGGTTCGGGAGGGGCTCAAGCT TTACAAGGACCGGTTTACTGCTTCATTGCCAGCGTCTCGTCGTGCAAGTGCTGACTTTACTCGTCCTGTGTTTACCGCCGTTGCTTTTTATTTATGTGCAAAGAAACACATG CTTAAAGTTGATAAGGTTAGGCTGATTGAGCTTTGTGGTACATCTGAATCTGAATTTTCTAAT GTTTCTACTACCATGAAGGACTTGTGTCATGATGTTTTTGGGGTTGCTAAAGAGAAGAAGGATCCGAGAGAAGTGAAGTCAAATCGAG AACTGCTTGATGTTTTACCTAGCAAAAGGAAACCTGAGGATGGTGGTTATTTGTCTGATGAAGGTCCAGAG CTTTCAAGTTATAAGAGACGCAAACAAATGGAAAAGGGTGAATATGAGAAGTGGAAGTCTTCTGTGGTTGCATCCAACAAGCAAAACAGAACTGAAG CACGTTGCAAGCGAACCAAGCAGACTCGCCTTGACTTTCTCAAGGAATCCCCAGAGACCCAGGAGTTGGAGGCTGCGTGA